One genomic region from Bacillus sp. SLBN-46 encodes:
- a CDS encoding CBO0543 family protein, producing MKLEWWILLAVWILTIGLLFFIPKKKIRLALTAFLFKQGITWIFGLAVVQYGLLSYPVRLFADVNRSSFTYEFFVYPAVCAIFNVFYPYTRSKLIQFLYYCAYCTALTVPEIFLEKYTDLIHYLNWAWYWTWITLFLTFAMTRWFCVWFFKGMEKEMDESAIHQE from the coding sequence ATGAAGCTAGAATGGTGGATATTACTCGCGGTTTGGATCCTAACGATCGGGTTGCTTTTTTTCATCCCAAAAAAGAAAATTCGCCTAGCCCTAACCGCCTTCTTATTCAAACAAGGAATCACGTGGATCTTTGGGCTAGCGGTGGTCCAGTACGGGCTCCTGTCCTACCCTGTACGGCTATTTGCCGACGTCAATCGCTCAAGCTTTACCTATGAGTTTTTCGTCTATCCGGCCGTTTGTGCAATCTTCAATGTATTCTACCCGTACACTCGGAGCAAGCTCATCCAGTTCCTATACTATTGTGCTTACTGCACCGCACTGACCGTACCAGAAATTTTTCTCGAAAAATATACCGATCTAATCCACTACCTGAACTGGGCCTGGTACTGGACATGGATTACACTGTTCCTCACCTTTGCCATGACAAGGTGGTTTTGCGTATGGTTTTTCAAGGGAATGGAAAAAGAGATGGACGAAAGTGCAATACACCAAGAGTAG
- a CDS encoding LysM peptidoglycan-binding domain-containing protein: protein MKKTIVRTLSTAALFSTLFAGSALADTYQVQKGDSLSKIASKYHTSVSGLKTLNGLKSDMIYVNQVLKVSNEPIAVQAPKTTTYTVVSGDALIKIANRYNVTVDELKQWNNLDNTIIYVGQVLKVSAPGTGTVSVPKPAPTQTPKPAPTSAPKSSPAPATQGATNVYTIKSGDSLSKIGVQFKMTVAQLKTLNNLKSDMIYVGQKLKVTGAVSTPTKPPATTPPVVTQPSTTSEYVIKSGDTLGKIAVQTGMSVQDLKSLNGLTSDMIYVGQKLKVKGGKVSSAPAPAPSSDFATNMVNTAKSLMGIKYVWGGSSLSGFDCSGFIYYVANQAGKQIGRYSAEGFYSRAYYVDQPKAGDLVFFENTYKKGISHVGIYLGGDQFIHADEAHGIMISTLKSPYYTAHLDGFKRFY, encoded by the coding sequence ATGAAGAAAACCATCGTACGTACTCTATCAACAGCCGCGCTTTTTTCGACACTCTTTGCTGGTTCTGCCCTTGCTGATACATACCAAGTTCAAAAAGGCGATAGCCTATCAAAAATTGCCTCAAAATATCATACTAGTGTGAGTGGCTTGAAAACATTGAACGGTTTGAAGTCGGATATGATCTACGTCAATCAGGTGCTGAAGGTAAGTAACGAGCCCATCGCTGTGCAGGCGCCAAAGACGACGACGTATACCGTTGTGTCGGGTGATGCACTGATCAAGATTGCGAATCGTTATAACGTGACGGTCGACGAGCTAAAGCAGTGGAACAACCTAGATAACACGATTATTTATGTGGGACAAGTGTTGAAGGTTTCTGCACCAGGGACAGGTACTGTGTCTGTTCCGAAGCCTGCACCGACCCAAACACCGAAACCGGCTCCAACATCGGCACCGAAATCTTCCCCAGCTCCAGCAACGCAAGGGGCAACTAATGTGTATACGATTAAAAGCGGCGACAGCTTGAGCAAGATTGGTGTTCAGTTTAAGATGACGGTTGCGCAGTTAAAGACACTGAATAACTTGAAATCGGATATGATTTATGTCGGACAAAAACTGAAGGTGACCGGCGCGGTTTCAACTCCTACTAAGCCGCCAGCTACGACTCCTCCTGTGGTCACTCAGCCGTCGACTACAAGTGAGTATGTTATTAAAAGTGGCGATACTCTCGGAAAAATCGCCGTCCAAACGGGTATGTCGGTACAGGATTTGAAATCGCTGAACGGCTTAACCTCTGACATGATTTATGTTGGGCAAAAATTGAAGGTTAAAGGTGGCAAAGTGAGTAGTGCACCTGCGCCTGCGCCGTCTTCTGATTTTGCAACGAATATGGTTAATACGGCAAAAAGCTTAATGGGAATTAAGTATGTTTGGGGTGGCAGCAGCCTGTCCGGTTTTGACTGCAGTGGCTTTATCTATTATGTAGCGAATCAGGCTGGTAAGCAGATCGGCCGCTATTCGGCAGAAGGGTTCTATAGCCGCGCCTACTATGTCGATCAACCTAAGGCCGGGGATCTTGTATTCTTTGAAAATACGTATAAAAAGGGCATCTCTCACGTGGGCATCTACCTGGGCGGCGATCAGTTCATCCACGCCGACGAAGCGCACGGAATCATGATTTCCACCTTAAAAAGCCCATACTATACAGCGCATTTGGATGGGTTTAAGAGATTCTATTAA
- a CDS encoding CBO0543 family protein, producing MHITLTAILLLAAIRKGDWRHWRKYHHTILYIVICNLLYNFLCRDHLLWKQNPDLLPESHAIVDLIYTFIALPAVTLIYLTHYPFKTSNGKQVQYMLWWILGSLVVEYPYYKMGRLLLQHGYHFWMEPIFYTAMYTMLRLHFTRPLLTYGISTIVIVLLLQYFHIPVK from the coding sequence ATGCATATAACCCTAACCGCGATCCTTCTCCTAGCGGCAATCAGGAAAGGGGATTGGCGACATTGGCGTAAATACCATCACACCATTCTATATATTGTAATCTGTAACCTACTCTACAACTTCCTCTGCAGAGACCATCTGCTCTGGAAACAGAACCCGGATCTCTTACCGGAATCCCATGCCATCGTTGATCTCATATATACCTTTATCGCACTCCCTGCGGTGACATTGATTTATCTTACTCATTATCCATTTAAAACATCCAACGGGAAACAAGTGCAGTACATGCTGTGGTGGATCCTGGGCTCACTCGTCGTCGAATACCCTTATTATAAAATGGGCCGACTCCTTCTGCAGCACGGGTACCACTTCTGGATGGAGCCCATTTTCTACACAGCGATGTACACCATGCTACGCCTGCATTTCACCAGGCCGCTTCTTACATACGGAATCTCGACTATTGTTATCGTGTTACTGCTTCAATACTTTCACATACCCGTTAAATAA
- a CDS encoding CBO0543 family protein: MSRDYTVIILIWVIGIIAYLFLTPKNRYRKVLFALILCQAFVWVSSLLHVKYHLLAFPVREFPKATDVLVTTEYFFYPLLSGFYIISEPKRSPIIRFLYLSLWISGLTVMDVMLEKYTNLIEYVHYAWYLTWLNFFWIFVVTHLIYHWFFKDKAHFHVDREAVK, translated from the coding sequence ATGTCTAGAGATTACACAGTCATCATTCTAATATGGGTAATAGGAATAATCGCATACCTATTCCTTACACCGAAAAATCGATACCGAAAAGTACTATTTGCCCTTATTCTCTGCCAGGCCTTTGTATGGGTGAGCTCACTGTTGCATGTAAAATATCACCTGCTGGCCTTCCCAGTTCGTGAATTTCCAAAAGCCACCGATGTACTCGTCACAACCGAGTATTTCTTTTACCCACTTCTATCTGGGTTTTATATCATTTCAGAACCAAAGCGATCACCCATCATTCGCTTCCTGTATTTGTCGCTATGGATCTCGGGTCTGACCGTAATGGACGTTATGCTGGAAAAATATACGAACCTCATTGAGTACGTTCATTATGCCTGGTACCTGACCTGGCTGAATTTCTTTTGGATCTTTGTCGTCACGCACCTCATCTACCATTGGTTTTTTAAAGACAAGGCCCATTTCCATGTGGATAGGGAGGCTGTCAAATGA
- a CDS encoding DUF3231 family protein gives MRLTSSEIGTLWGEYVNGTMTDTVNRYMVTIIEDADIKAVFEDAILTFAKQKKQLVTFTENEGFPLPVGFTETDLNKGAERLFTDIFCLNYLHVMTLHGLLGHTTSLGVSVRKDLREFYDSCDNDAKRMYHQTIELLLEKGSFQRDPMFYPNKQTEFIYSKDFTDGFFGKGRRLTATEIISISFNLKKSIMAKTLAIAFGQVAQNKLVREFLTDTEKTSDDQIKMFTKIMQADNLPVPKSWETEVTTSTNSPFSDKLMMYHIGFLFQAAQAYHGTGLASAMRSDLVVAFEGVILKNILVTKKWFNIMVKYGWLEQPPLAPNREELSKEN, from the coding sequence ATGAGACTCACATCTTCCGAAATCGGCACGCTGTGGGGAGAGTATGTAAACGGGACCATGACAGATACAGTAAATAGATATATGGTTACCATTATTGAGGATGCAGACATTAAAGCCGTTTTTGAGGATGCCATTCTGACCTTCGCGAAACAAAAGAAACAATTGGTTACTTTTACTGAAAATGAAGGATTTCCTCTCCCGGTAGGATTTACTGAAACAGATCTCAATAAAGGTGCGGAGAGGCTTTTTACCGATATATTTTGCTTAAATTATTTACACGTCATGACGTTACATGGATTGCTCGGACACACCACATCCTTAGGAGTTTCCGTTCGTAAGGATTTAAGGGAATTTTACGATTCCTGCGATAATGACGCAAAAAGGATGTATCACCAAACGATTGAACTCTTGCTGGAAAAAGGAAGCTTTCAAAGAGACCCTATGTTTTACCCAAACAAGCAAACTGAATTTATATACAGCAAAGATTTTACCGACGGGTTTTTCGGTAAGGGTCGGCGGTTGACCGCGACTGAAATTATCAGTATTTCTTTTAATCTGAAAAAGAGTATTATGGCGAAAACGTTGGCGATTGCATTCGGTCAGGTAGCTCAAAATAAATTGGTCAGGGAATTTCTCACTGACACGGAGAAAACCTCGGATGACCAAATTAAAATGTTTACTAAAATCATGCAAGCAGATAATTTACCTGTGCCTAAATCATGGGAAACGGAGGTCACCACCTCTACTAACTCTCCTTTTTCCGACAAACTCATGATGTATCATATCGGGTTTTTATTCCAAGCTGCCCAAGCCTATCATGGAACCGGACTTGCATCTGCCATGCGGTCGGATTTAGTTGTTGCCTTTGAAGGCGTCATTTTGAAAAATATACTGGTCACCAAGAAATGGTTTAATATTATGGTGAAATATGGCTGGTTAGAACAGCCCCCTCTTGCCCCTAATCGGGAGGAGCTTTCGAAGGAAAATTGA
- the crcB gene encoding fluoride efflux transporter CrcB has protein sequence MNFILVGIAGIIGATLRYLLGVYFSQWWLNDFPLATFVTNVVGSFLLGWFTHFLPRFKSLHPHVITAMGTGLIGSFTTFSTFSVETVHLIDASKWGTAILYVLLSLWGGLLFSWLGYRLGLKKDAAVGGGVRS, from the coding sequence CATAATCGGAGCCACACTCCGGTACTTATTGGGTGTTTACTTCAGCCAGTGGTGGCTGAATGACTTTCCGCTAGCAACCTTTGTCACCAACGTGGTGGGGAGCTTTCTATTAGGCTGGTTCACCCATTTTCTGCCACGATTCAAATCGTTGCACCCGCATGTCATCACGGCCATGGGTACTGGATTGATCGGCTCGTTTACGACGTTTTCAACCTTTAGTGTGGAAACCGTTCACCTAATCGATGCATCGAAATGGGGCACTGCGATTCTATATGTACTCCTCAGTCTCTGGGGCGGCCTGTTGTTCTCGTGGCTCGGCTACCGCTTAGGATTGAAAAAGGATGCAGCAGTAGGCGGGGGTGTACGGTCATGA
- the crcB gene encoding fluoride efflux transporter CrcB, whose translation MITNILWVAFGGFFGAMSRYGVGLVIKKKYPSDFPFATLFVNLLGSFLLGLIMGAHTDTTLRLLLGTGFMGAFTTFSTFKLENIQLRAKGKIRIAVLYLAISYTCGILLAYLGIWLGSK comes from the coding sequence ATGATCACCAATATCTTATGGGTCGCATTCGGCGGTTTTTTCGGGGCGATGTCCCGTTACGGCGTGGGATTAGTTATAAAGAAAAAGTACCCTTCGGATTTTCCGTTCGCTACCCTATTTGTCAACCTATTGGGTTCGTTTTTGCTGGGACTCATCATGGGGGCGCATACAGATACTACGTTAAGATTGCTTCTAGGAACAGGCTTCATGGGGGCGTTTACGACGTTTTCCACGTTTAAATTAGAAAATATCCAGCTGCGTGCAAAAGGAAAAATAAGAATAGCCGTGCTGTACCTGGCAATCAGCTACACCTGCGGCATCTTACTCGCCTATCTCGGCATATGGCTTGGCAGCAAATAA